Below is a genomic region from Bradyrhizobium sp. 1(2017).
GCTCGGAGCCGTTCCATTCGACGGCCGCAAGCTCGGCGACGATTTTGCCCGCATCAGGCCGCCGCGCCGCGAGTTCATGGTTCTCGGCGGCATGATGGTCGGAAAGGCCGACATTCCATCGCTGCTGGCTCCGTTCCGTAACTGGACGAATTTTCGACACGCGAGCGGACTTCTTGCCCGGCATGCGCTGGATCGTATCAGCCATCGGCGCGGAACGCGCCTGATCATGGGCAATGCGCTCGTCGCAAGACTCTTTGACAGCATTCGCCGCGCCGGCGTCGATTTGCGGTTTGAGACGGGGCTGACCGAGCTGATCTGCGATGATGGCAAAGTCGTCGGCGCCGCCCTCTCATCTCCGGGGGGAAAGGTGGCCATACGCGCCCGCAAGGGCGTGATCCTGGCGACAGGCGGAATCGGCTGGAGCCGCGAACTGCGCCAAAGGTTGTTTCCAGAAGCGGCGCGCCGTATTTCGCTCGCGCCTTCGTCGAACACCGGAGACGGCATTCTCGCGGCCGAGCGCCTCGACGCCGTCATCGACCACGACCTCGATAGCCCGGGCTTGTGGATGCCGAGCTCGGTCATGGCACAGGCGGACGGCCATGTGTCGATCTTTCCGCACATCATGCTCGATCGCGCCAAGCCGGGACTGCTTGCGGTCGACACATCGGGCCGCCGTTTCGTGAATGAGGCCGATTCGTACCACGATTTTGTGGTGGCGATGTTGCGTTCCAACCTGTCGGCCGCGTCAGCTTCGCCGGCCTTCCTAATTTGTGACCATACCTTCATCAGGGATTTCGGCATCGGGCTGGTCCATCCCGGAACCCGGCGCTTGGGAGAGTTCTTGCAGACCAGCTATCTGATCGAGGGCGAAACGATCGCAGAGCTGGCGCAAAAAATCGGTGTCGATCGCGAGCAGCTTGCCGAGACGGTGGAGCGA
It encodes:
- a CDS encoding FAD-dependent oxidoreductase, whose translation is MPQAGPSWDAETDLLVIGAGAAGMTAALVAALEGLDVILCEKSDMVGGTTATSAGTVWIPGNRQGQRTGTPDTIEAARTYLAAMLGAHATDERLDTFLRTGPIVLDYLEQKTSVRFVAPPLHPDYKPLPGAAIGGRALGAVPFDGRKLGDDFARIRPPRREFMVLGGMMVGKADIPSLLAPFRNWTNFRHASGLLARHALDRISHRRGTRLIMGNALVARLFDSIRRAGVDLRFETGLTELICDDGKVVGAALSSPGGKVAIRARKGVILATGGIGWSRELRQRLFPEAARRISLAPSSNTGDGILAAERLDAVIDHDLDSPGLWMPSSVMAQADGHVSIFPHIMLDRAKPGLLAVDTSGRRFVNEADSYHDFVVAMLRSNLSAASASPAFLICDHTFIRDFGIGLVHPGTRRLGEFLQTSYLIEGETIAELAQKIGVDREQLAETVERYNRYADAGVDEDFGRGSSTLNRFNGDPDTKPNPCLRRIGPGPYYAMAVWPSDLASSAGLRTDSRARVLSRDGRPLSGLYAAGTDSSSIFRGTYPGPGTMIGPAIVFAWCAAMDAAGRSFPAE